The DNA region CAGAAGAGAACAACGTTTCACCGCGTCGCTCTGCAAGTTTGTTGGATATCTTCTCGTGTGTTATCCAAGGTGTATTGCCATACGGTGCACAGGTTCTGCTATTGGGCTCGGTATTTAACCTTTCTCCACTAGAAGTTGTTGCGAACTCTTACTACTGTTTTGCTCTGGCAATTGCCGCTGTCGTAGCAGTGTTTATCAAACATCCAGCGCGCCAAACAGTGACTCAGGCTGAAAACTAAAATACATTTGAAGAAGGCTCCGATTGGAGCCTTTTTTGTACCTGTTGCTAAATGGATTCTCGAAAACTCTCCGCATCATGCAGTGGCACATCGAGCAATTCACAGATCTCTTTTAATCGTTGAACTTGCTCCGCATTGCTGTTCGCGGGCTGACCATCAGCACTCAAATGGTTGTTCTCAAAGCCTACCCGAACATCCAACCCCAATAACAATGCATGGGTTAAACAGTCTTGCTCTCTCGCGCCAAACGCGCACACGGCACACCTAACCTTCTCTTCGATAAATCGCTCTAAATGCAGTGCCCGTAAATCCCATGGCGAAGATTGTTGAGCCTCATGATATCGACCAAGTACAACTAACGCGTGTTTGTTTTGCTTTGGTAAAACGCCTCGCTCTCTTAGGGATAAATAGCGCTCAATGTCTGCCTGATCATACAAAATGATTTGGCTGAGAATGCCCTGTTCAGCGACCCAGTCAAAAAAGACAAAACCTTGCTCTTCACTCTGCTCATCAGGAATCAGTTCACGCAAAGCAAAAGAAGCGGCTTCTGGTTTTACCGCTTTAACCAGCGCCATTTGCTGTTGTGGCGAATACGTCCCAACTGCCTCAGTCGTGAGCTGAACAATCATCGAATCACCAACCGCAGCTTTCACCGCGTGGTAGATTTCTAAGTTGTCATCAACCTCTAGAGAATGCCTGCCTTGCGCATCTCTCGCGTGCAAATGGATCATGGCAGCCCCTGCCGTTTGACATGCTTTCGCCTCGACAACCATTTCTTCAATAGTCATCGGCAATTGAGCATGGGCTTGCTTGGTTTTTCTCGCTCCATTGGGCGCAACAATAATCGCGATTCGAGCTCTTTCAGTTGGGGAACTTATTGCCATGTTTGCGACACCTCTTTGAGTGTACGAGAGAGCTTTTCCACCAGCTCGTCAATGTGGTTTCGTTCGATGATAAAAGGTGGGGCAAGAAGGATATGATGTCCGCTTACACCATCAATCGTTCCGCCCATTGGGTAACACATCAACCCATTTGCCATCGCTTGTTGCTTGATCTTTTTGTCTGCCAAAGTTGAATTAGGCAGCGGTGTTTTACTTACTTTGTCTGCTACAAGCTCAATGCCAAGAAACAGCCCTTTACCACGAATATCTCCAAAATACGGGAAGTCTGAAAGCGCCGATTCGAGCTCTCTTTTTAACATCGCCCCTTGTTGATTGACGGCTTGCAAGAGCTTTTGGTCACCGATGGTTTGAATGGTTGCAACGGCAGCTGCGCACGCAACAGGATGCGCCATAAAGGTATGCCCATGCTGAAAGAAACCGCTACCAGACGCAATCGCCTGATAAACTTTATCGTTGGCAACAACGGCTCCGATAGGTTGATAACCCGCTCCTAAACCTTTCGCCATGCAGACTAAATCCGGGACGGCTTGCTCTTGTTCAAAAGCAAAAAAGCTACCGCTGCGCCCAACGCCACACATCACCTCATCCATGATCAGCAACACATCATAGCGATCGCAAATCTCTCGTATTCGTTTGAAGTAACCTTGAGTGGCTGGCACTGCACCAGCTGTTGCGCCAACAATCGGCTCTGCAACAAACGCCATAACGTTATCCGCACCCAGTTCTAAAATCTTAGCTTCAAGCTCATTGGCGGCTCTCAGTGAATAATCGAGTTCTGACTCATCTTCTCTTTGATAACGATAGGCATAACACGGCGCAATATGATGGCTTGGGTGCAAGATGGGTTTAAAAGGCTCACGCCGCCATTCATTACCACCAACAGCCAACGCACCAAGTGTATTACCGTGGTAGCTTTGTTGGCGGGCAATAAACTGCTTTTTCTCAGGTTTGCCACATTCCACAAAATATTGCCTTGTCATCTTTAGCGCAGATTCAACCGCTTCAGAGCCCCCACTGACTAAGTAGACATGATTAAATTGCGATGGCATTTGCTGGCAAATCAACTCAGCCAACTGCTCACTAGCTTCGCTAGTAAAAAAGCCCGTGTGAGCAAAAGGCACTTTTTCGATTTGGTCGAGCATGGCTTGTTTAACAGCTTGGTGGCTATGCCCAAGGTTTGAAACGGCAGCACCGCCGCAAGCATCGAGGTATTGGTTGCCTTGATTATCGAACAGGTAAACCCCTTCCCCTCTGGCGATAGTGGGCAACTTGGTGTGGCAATGACGGTGAAACACGTAAGACATGAGCGTCCCTTCCTAGTGACTATTTTCTAAGCATAGTCAGTAAGATGAGACTTATACGCAAGGTAAGAAAAGTACACCATCATGAGCATTTGGAATACCGCAACCCAAATAATAAAAAATCATTATAAATAAGTACGTTATAGAAATAAGGCCAGCTTTTATTAAGGCTGGCCTATGGGTAACCCAAAGCTCTGTTAGAAAGTATAATTACGCGTTCAGCGCTTGTTCTAAATCAGCCAGAATATCATCGATATGTTCAATGCCGACAGACAAACGAATCATCTCTGGAGAAACGCCCGCTTGCTTTTGCTCCACCTCACTCAACTGTCGGTGTGTAGTTGATGCAGGATGACAAGCAAGCGACTTCGCATCACCAATGTTCACCAGTCGCTTGAATATCTTAAGCGCATCGTAAAAACGTACACCCGCCTCGTAACCATCTTTCAACCCAAACGACAAGATCGCCGACGGCTTACCTTGCATGTATTTCTCAGCCAACGGATAGAACTCAGAGTCAGGCAAGCCTGCGTAACTTACCCAACTCACTTTATCGTGCTGGCTTAAATATTCCGCAACTTTGAGTGCATTTTCGGTGTGTCTCTCCATACGCAGCGACAGCGTTTCCAGTCCCTGCATCAACATAAACGCATTCATCGGTGACAAGGCTGAACCGGTATTACGCAAAGGAACGGTACGAGCACGGCCAATAAACGCTGCCTCTCCAAATGCCTCGGTGTAAACCACGCCGTGGTAAGAAGGTTCAGGCTGATTAAATACTGGGAAACGATCTTTGTGCTGCGCCCAAGGAAACTTGCCCGAATCAATGATGATGCCACCTAATGTCGTACCGTGACCACCCACATACTTAGTCAGTGAATGAATCACGATATCAGCACCAAATTCGATTGGCTTACATAGCACAGGAGTTGCGACTGTATTGTCTACAATCACAGGTACGCCCTGCGCATGAGCCAACTCAGCAACACGTTCAAGATCGATGATATTGCCAGCCGGATTACCAATGCTTTCACAGTAAACCGCTTTGGTATTCTCATCGATAAGCTCAGCGAGACTTTCAGGTTTGTCATCCTTGGCAAAACGTACCTCAATACCTTGGTTCGGCAACATATGCGCAAATAAAGTGTAGGTGCCACCGTATAGCTGAGGAGTAGAAACGATGTTATCGCCGGCTTGCGCAAGCGTGAGAATGGCGTAGTTAATTGCCGCACTGCCTGCACTAACAACCAAACCAGCAATACCGCCTTCTAGTGCTGCCATACGCTTTTCCAACACATCATTGGTTGGGTTCATAATTCGAGTGTAAATGTTTCCCGGAACTTCGAGGTTGAATAGATCGGCACCATGCTGAGCATTATCAAACTCATACGCGACGGTCTGGTAAATCGGTGTCGCAACAGATTTGGTTGTTGGGTCGGTTTCGTAGCCAAAATGGATCGAGAGTGTTTCGTCTTTCATGCATCTTCCCTGAACTATTGAGTGAATGGTTATTCTTTTATATTGCCGATTTTTTCAGCAAAGAAAAGCGCCCTAAGTCACACAACTTTTGCGACTTTAATCCCTCACTGATCAAGCCTCGGCTAACAGATTTCGCACGCATATTCCCTATTTACCTGATCGGGCTTATAAATCCATGCAACATTGTACACACCGCAACAGATATGCACTAAATTGATTAAAATCAACATCAGAACGGAGTCTTTATATGAAATCAACGTGTATTCCCATCGCCCTTTCAAGCCTTATACTTACGGGATGCTTTTCTGAAGAAACGAAACAAACAGAAGCCGTTGCAGAACCAATCAAAGTGACCGCTGCCGATAAGATCTATTTTGGTGGCGAAATCCTCACAATGGCAGGAGACACCCCAGAGTACGCCGAAGCAATTGCGACATTGGGTGAAAAAATTATCTACGTAGGCAGCAAAAAAGGCGCGATGGAACATCAGTTTGGTAAAACCCAACTGGTTGATTTAAAAGGCAAGGCTTTACTTCCTGGCTTTGTTGATCCACACAGCCATGTTTATGGTGTCGGCTTGCAGGCAATGGTGGCAAATGTTCTACCTTCTCCTGATGGTCAAGCAGACACTGTGGATGAAATTGTGGCAATTCTAAAATCCGCTGGACAAGACGATACACAACGCCTGTTCATTGAGAAAACCGATTGGATACTAGGGTTTGGTTACGACGATGCACAACTAGATCGCTATCCAACCAAAGCCGATTTGGACAAAGTCAGTACCGAAAAGCCAGTGATGATCATTCATACGTCCGGACACTTGAGTGTCGCGAACAGTAAAGCGCTTGAATTAGCAGGTATCACAGCGGAATCTCAAGATCCTCAGGGTGGCATCATTCGTCGAATGGAGGGCAGCCAAGAACCAAACGGGGTATTAGAAGAAAATGCGCACTTTGCTATGCTCTTCGGTCTCACTAAGGTTATAGACCTTGAACTGCAAGACATGATGCTCGAAGCCGCTCAGAAGATGTATGCCGAATATGGTTATACAACGGCTCAGGAGGGGCGCGCTACTATCGAAGGTTATGAAGCGATGAAACGAGCCTCCAAAGACGGCAAATTGATCATCGATTTGGTTGCTTACGCCGATATGGTTTCAAGCAGTGAATTTATGAACTCGGAATACAACTCGCCAACCTACACAAATCACTTCCGTATTGGTGGTGTTAAACTCAATTTTGATGGCTCCCCGCAAGGTAAAACAGCATGGTTAACGCAACCATATTTCCACCCACCTCATGGACAAGCAAAAGATTATGCAGGGTATCCAACATTTAAAGATGAACAAGCTTATCAATACGTTGAAACCGCTTTTAAAAATAATTGGCAGGTGCTAACCCACTCAAATGGTGATGCCGCAATAGAGCAATTTATTGATGCTGTCGCGAAAGCCAACGAAAAGTTAGGCAAAAAAGACCGACGCCCAGTACTGATACACGGGCAAACCATTCGCCAAGATCAAATTGACCGCTTAGCTGAACTTGGGATATTCCCATCTCTCTTCCCAATGCACACGTTCTATTGGGGAGATTGGCACGCTGAATCCGTTCTTGGCCACCCTCGAGCGGACTTTATATCACCAACAAAAGCGGTACGTGAAGCCGGTTTGATGTTCAGTACTCATCATGATGCCCCTGTTGCTCTACCAAACTCATTCCGAGTATTAGATGCAACTGTCAACCGAACCACTCGAACAGATGAAGTCTTGGGACCTGATCAAAGGGTAAATACCTACACGGCGCTGCAAGCCATGACGATTTGGCCCGCTTATCAGCATTTTGAAGAAACGAAGAAAGGCAGTTTAGAAGTAGGCAAGAACGCCGACTTGATCATCTTAGATAAAAACCCACTCAAGGTGGAACCCGCAACCTTAAAAGACCTAAAAATCCAAGAAACAATTAGCCGCGGAGAAACGGCTTATAAGCGCTAAACCTGTTGGATATCGGAACCAAAAGCCGCCTCATTTGAGGCGGTTTCTACATAATTAGAACGTTGTTTTAAGGGCAGCTTTAACCGCTTGATTCAATTTGCCTAAAACCAGTTCGAATACCCAGCGGATAAATGAATAGGTAAACTTAATCGCAATCTGGGCGACTTTACCTGCAAACACTAACATGTGACCAAGCAAGCCTTTTACACGCTCAGCAAACTCGCTAGAAAGTTCTGAGATTTTGACCATAGAACGAGCCATCGCATCGTAAATGGTCGCAATCGCTGCGCCACCACTTTGTAGAGCAAAAACCGTCGCCGCAAAGCCACCATCGATTAACAGGGTGAGGATTGCCGCTGAAATCTTGTCTGCCCAATCAGCAGACGGTTTCGCTTGAAGTCGGTTTTCGTAATTCAAAACAACTCGTTTAAAGGCTGAATTCGCTTTTTGATGACCAAGGCTATCCCACGTTGCTGTTTGTGTATAAGAGCTATACTCCGACATAAAATGTGCGCTAGGAAGAAGCCCCTGAGCACGATTCAATATGTACTCAGAACCATCATAAGGCACATGATAAAAAGGCCACACTGGCGCTTTGGTAACTGGATCAGCACCATTCACACAGCGGAAATGCGACGATATACGCGGCGAAGAGTTCAGCGAAAAAGACTTCATTCCAACTCTTGGTGAGCCAAAGGTATACAAATTCACTTTTCCTTTAAACTCAGGAGAGGCCGATATCCAGTTCGCAGCCAAAGTCGCTAATGCGCCACCTAAACTGTGTCCAACACAATGAATAGTGCCATTGCCAGTTACCGGATTATCACGCAGAAAACGAGTAAGTCCTTTTTTCATTGAATAAAAAGTCGTTTGAAACCCCGAGTGAACAATCTCTCCAGTCCCCGTTCCTTTTCCACTACACGTTAAGTCAGTAATTCCATCCGCTAATCCCGCTGTGCCTCTAAAAGCTAAAACAAGGTCGTTCTTATGGCGCTGACTTTTTCCTTTTCCTAGCAAAGCAAATCCAGTTTCTGGGCGAAAGAAAAAGCCACCAGATGTACCTACTTCTACTTTCGAAAAACTAAAGTGATTATCAACAACAGCAGGCAGTTTCACACGTTCAAGGTTATGCTTAACCTCATAAGCAGTAATACTTAGTTCACTAGCCATTAAAGGAGAAATAGTGCTCATTAATTACTCTTCCTTGGTCTTGTTTTTCAACACGTGGGTATCAGTACTTTCATCATATTCGTATGTATCAATTTTCTGATTGTGCCAGTCACATACAGAATGAACGGGAGTGCGCCTATTACTTTCTGGAGATATTTCAACCTCATGAATTCGCTTACTGTTTGATAACTCACAGTCTACGTTCATTAGCATCCAACTCAGAGATTCCGCACCTTCAGTTGGCACCCACGCGCCCCAGATTTCTTTCTTTTCAGAGTCGCAATCAACACAGATGTTTTGATAGACCTTCAAACTACCTCCAAAGAGATCTCCAGGAGCACTAGAACGAACAGTGATACGTTCAAAAGAAAACTCTCCTCGCTCATTGGTCTGAGCTTCGTCTGTTAGGGTTTTGCCTTTTTTGTACCCTTCATAATAAAGCTCTCGATAAACCGTTAACCCTATCTGCGGCACGCCATCAAGTTTGATGACACCGCGTACTTCTGGAGACATTTCCACATCGTATTTTTTAAACGGCCAAAACATTGCACTTGCTCCTACCGAAAATAGAGCTAGGGCCAACATAAGGAAGGATCTTTTAGCCATACTCTTTCTCTATCCATTGATTATTTTTTGGATGATATGGAAAAAGACGCAAGAGTGAGAGGAGTTAATAAACAGGAAGTAATTTGTGGGAAGCAATTCGAAGTATCATGTAATTAAGAAATTTGTTTTTATTAATTCTTGAACACGACTTAAAAGAAAAACCGCCTCAATTGAGACGGTTTAACCAGAATTAGACTTTAAAGTCGTCCACGATGTCTTTTAAGTTCACGGCGACACGAGCCAGCTCTCGGCTGGACGCAGAGGTTTCGTGTGCTCCTGAGACGTTCTGAGTTGCAAGATCTTGGATGGTCAAAAGGCTACTGTCTATGCCGCCTGACACCTTAGCTTGCTCTTCCGTGGCTTGGCTAACAGACGACGTTTGGCGATGAATTTGCTCCATGGTACCAACCACCGTTTCAATCATGGTGCCCGTTTCTTGCACTTGCTCCATCGTTTGTCCTGCCACTAACTTACAGTTATTGATGATAGCCTCGGTTTGCTCTGCCTGTTGATTAACCTTGTGCACCATTTCTTCAATTTGCTCAGTCGACACTTGCGTGCGCTGCGCTAAGTTGCGAACTTCTTCTGCTACCACCGCAAAACCACGTCCACTTTCACCAGCTCGGGCAGCTTCTATCGCGGCGTTCAAAGCAAGTAAATTGGTTTGGTCGGCAACACCACGAATCACATCAAGTAACGTGCTGATTTCACGAACTTGTTCTGCCAATTGCACAACGTTATTGTTGCCTTCGTCAACTTGTTCAACCAAACCTGAAACGGTATGTACCGTTTGGGTGATTCGTTGAAGCTCTTGCTGACAATCTTGGTTCGCGTCCGCGGCTGAAACAGACACCACACTTGCACTGCCCGCCACTTCACTGATGGATGACGTCATTTGATGAATGGCTGTGACGGCTTGCTGAAGTTCGTCATTTTGAACATGTAGGCTTTGTTCTGATTGCTCAGTCACTACGCTCAGTTCTTCAGACGTGGCGGCAAGTTGAGAGGAGGCATCACTGATGTCTTTGATCATCACCGTTAAATTGCTCGCCGTCGTGTTCAACGTCTGTTTTAAGCTGCCCTCTTCGGCTTGAGAAATATTCAATCGCAGATCGCCCTGAGCCAGCTGATTCATCAGTTCTTTCATCTCCTCAGGTTCGCCGCCCAAAGGTTTCATGACTGCACGAGTGACAACAAGTGCAACACCAACGCCTGCAATGACGGCTAGCAATAATACAATGCCATTCAATGTCATGAGTTCCTTGATAGGTTGCTCCGCTTCTGCCACATCTATCTCGGACAACAACGCCCAGCGGTGCCCATACATATCAATAGGAGAATAGGCTGACACGACCGGATTACCGTTGTAATCGATAATCGTCTCAACGCCAGATGTACCTGCCAATGCACGTTTTACTGCGTCACTGTCTACGCCATTGTTTTCCACCGTGCCCGCAAAAGAAGCTTGGATAGTTCGGCCGACAGGGTCAAGGAATGAGTCAGAACGCATTCTAAAGTCGGAGCCAACAAGGTACGTCTCTCCAGACTCCCCCATACCACTACGAAGGTTCATCAACTGATTAATACCATCAATCGACATCTGAGTAGCGACCATCCATTGCTCCCCCTCGACTTTTAGAGGAACGCCAAGGAAAGCGGCTGGGTCACCATTCGATGGCGCATAAGGGGCAAAGTCGACCGCCGCAAAATGCTTGCCCGCTCGAAGGGCACGGTAAACATCACCGAGACCTGAGTTTGAATAAGCCCCCGCGACCAAGTTGGTTTGATAATCAGCTTCTCGTGCGACGGTATAGATAACCTCACCCGCTTCATCGACAATGAAAATATCGTAGAAATCGAGTTCTCGATTTAAGTCCGTCAATAACCGATGAAAGTCATCGCTCAACAATTGGTCTATATTCATCGAAACCACCTGAGCAACCACTGAAGTATTGTTCTGATAGCGTTCGAACAATTCATCAAGACGCGCTTGTTTGGTATCTCGAAGCGCGACCAAACGCTCCTCATTCAAGGTGTTCAAACTTTTTGTAGAGGAATAAACGGAGACGAACAGAGCCACTAATACCGGAACGATACTCGTGAAAACCACCCAACCTTTGACTTGTGTACTGAACTTCATTAACGACTCCCTGCTCAGAAAAGAGATTGCTACTGCTCACGTCACTTTTGCAGCACGCAAAAAGATCAGTAAGCTAGCAATCACAACAGATATTTAACACACGCCGGATGGTATGAGCTTGGTTCCGCACAATCAAGGAAGTTACTGATACTTAAGTAGATTAAATGTATCAGGAAGTGAACAGCCAACAGCTTTAGTGAATAGGCTCGAATTATTGTTGAATTTGCCGCACCAGCCACTGTCGAAACCGTTCGGTTGGCTCGCTTTTTGTATTGATAATCAGATAGTAACCAGCATTGGCATCAACCGGTTCAAATGGCGAAACCAAACGACCAGATTCGAGTTCGTCTTCCACCAGCGCCATACGTGCCATTGCAATACCCACTCCTGCTTCTGCCGCGGACATCGACATATCCGTACGATTAAAGAAATGCCCAGAATCCGTTTTAAAATCCAACCCCATATTCGATGCCCAATAAAGCCACTCATAGTCGCGTGGAGCTCTATCCCACGGCATGGCATCGTGCAGTAACGTCGCGTCTCGCCACTGTGCAGGTGTCGCCGCCGGAGTTTTTAACCACCCATGTTCCTCAAGGTATTTTGAGCTC from Vibrio hyugaensis includes:
- a CDS encoding lipase family protein, with amino-acid sequence MSTISPLMASELSITAYEVKHNLERVKLPAVVDNHFSFSKVEVGTSGGFFFRPETGFALLGKGKSQRHKNDLVLAFRGTAGLADGITDLTCSGKGTGTGEIVHSGFQTTFYSMKKGLTRFLRDNPVTGNGTIHCVGHSLGGALATLAANWISASPEFKGKVNLYTFGSPRVGMKSFSLNSSPRISSHFRCVNGADPVTKAPVWPFYHVPYDGSEYILNRAQGLLPSAHFMSEYSSYTQTATWDSLGHQKANSAFKRVVLNYENRLQAKPSADWADKISAAILTLLIDGGFAATVFALQSGGAAIATIYDAMARSMVKISELSSEFAERVKGLLGHMLVFAGKVAQIAIKFTYSFIRWVFELVLGKLNQAVKAALKTTF
- a CDS encoding amidohydrolase; this encodes MKSTCIPIALSSLILTGCFSEETKQTEAVAEPIKVTAADKIYFGGEILTMAGDTPEYAEAIATLGEKIIYVGSKKGAMEHQFGKTQLVDLKGKALLPGFVDPHSHVYGVGLQAMVANVLPSPDGQADTVDEIVAILKSAGQDDTQRLFIEKTDWILGFGYDDAQLDRYPTKADLDKVSTEKPVMIIHTSGHLSVANSKALELAGITAESQDPQGGIIRRMEGSQEPNGVLEENAHFAMLFGLTKVIDLELQDMMLEAAQKMYAEYGYTTAQEGRATIEGYEAMKRASKDGKLIIDLVAYADMVSSSEFMNSEYNSPTYTNHFRIGGVKLNFDGSPQGKTAWLTQPYFHPPHGQAKDYAGYPTFKDEQAYQYVETAFKNNWQVLTHSNGDAAIEQFIDAVAKANEKLGKKDRRPVLIHGQTIRQDQIDRLAELGIFPSLFPMHTFYWGDWHAESVLGHPRADFISPTKAVREAGLMFSTHHDAPVALPNSFRVLDATVNRTTRTDEVLGPDQRVNTYTALQAMTIWPAYQHFEETKKGSLEVGKNADLIILDKNPLKVEPATLKDLKIQETISRGETAYKR
- a CDS encoding DUF6795 domain-containing protein, producing MAKRSFLMLALALFSVGASAMFWPFKKYDVEMSPEVRGVIKLDGVPQIGLTVYRELYYEGYKKGKTLTDEAQTNERGEFSFERITVRSSAPGDLFGGSLKVYQNICVDCDSEKKEIWGAWVPTEGAESLSWMLMNVDCELSNSKRIHEVEISPESNRRTPVHSVCDWHNQKIDTYEYDESTDTHVLKNKTKEE
- a CDS encoding O-acetylhomoserine aminocarboxypropyltransferase/cysteine synthase family protein, with translation MKDETLSIHFGYETDPTTKSVATPIYQTVAYEFDNAQHGADLFNLEVPGNIYTRIMNPTNDVLEKRMAALEGGIAGLVVSAGSAAINYAILTLAQAGDNIVSTPQLYGGTYTLFAHMLPNQGIEVRFAKDDKPESLAELIDENTKAVYCESIGNPAGNIIDLERVAELAHAQGVPVIVDNTVATPVLCKPIEFGADIVIHSLTKYVGGHGTTLGGIIIDSGKFPWAQHKDRFPVFNQPEPSYHGVVYTEAFGEAAFIGRARTVPLRNTGSALSPMNAFMLMQGLETLSLRMERHTENALKVAEYLSQHDKVSWVSYAGLPDSEFYPLAEKYMQGKPSAILSFGLKDGYEAGVRFYDALKIFKRLVNIGDAKSLACHPASTTHRQLSEVEQKQAGVSPEMIRLSVGIEHIDDILADLEQALNA
- a CDS encoding aspartate aminotransferase family protein: MSYVFHRHCHTKLPTIARGEGVYLFDNQGNQYLDACGGAAVSNLGHSHQAVKQAMLDQIEKVPFAHTGFFTSEASEQLAELICQQMPSQFNHVYLVSGGSEAVESALKMTRQYFVECGKPEKKQFIARQQSYHGNTLGALAVGGNEWRREPFKPILHPSHHIAPCYAYRYQREDESELDYSLRAANELEAKILELGADNVMAFVAEPIVGATAGAVPATQGYFKRIREICDRYDVLLIMDEVMCGVGRSGSFFAFEQEQAVPDLVCMAKGLGAGYQPIGAVVANDKVYQAIASGSGFFQHGHTFMAHPVACAAAVATIQTIGDQKLLQAVNQQGAMLKRELESALSDFPYFGDIRGKGLFLGIELVADKVSKTPLPNSTLADKKIKQQAMANGLMCYPMGGTIDGVSGHHILLAPPFIIERNHIDELVEKLSRTLKEVSQTWQ
- a CDS encoding methyl-accepting chemotaxis protein encodes the protein MKFSTQVKGWVVFTSIVPVLVALFVSVYSSTKSLNTLNEERLVALRDTKQARLDELFERYQNNTSVVAQVVSMNIDQLLSDDFHRLLTDLNRELDFYDIFIVDEAGEVIYTVAREADYQTNLVAGAYSNSGLGDVYRALRAGKHFAAVDFAPYAPSNGDPAAFLGVPLKVEGEQWMVATQMSIDGINQLMNLRSGMGESGETYLVGSDFRMRSDSFLDPVGRTIQASFAGTVENNGVDSDAVKRALAGTSGVETIIDYNGNPVVSAYSPIDMYGHRWALLSEIDVAEAEQPIKELMTLNGIVLLLAVIAGVGVALVVTRAVMKPLGGEPEEMKELMNQLAQGDLRLNISQAEEGSLKQTLNTTASNLTVMIKDISDASSQLAATSEELSVVTEQSEQSLHVQNDELQQAVTAIHQMTSSISEVAGSASVVSVSAADANQDCQQELQRITQTVHTVSGLVEQVDEGNNNVVQLAEQVREISTLLDVIRGVADQTNLLALNAAIEAARAGESGRGFAVVAEEVRNLAQRTQVSTEQIEEMVHKVNQQAEQTEAIINNCKLVAGQTMEQVQETGTMIETVVGTMEQIHRQTSSVSQATEEQAKVSGGIDSSLLTIQDLATQNVSGAHETSASSRELARVAVNLKDIVDDFKV
- a CDS encoding 3-keto-5-aminohexanoate cleavage protein, with product MAISSPTERARIAIIVAPNGARKTKQAHAQLPMTIEEMVVEAKACQTAGAAMIHLHARDAQGRHSLEVDDNLEIYHAVKAAVGDSMIVQLTTEAVGTYSPQQQMALVKAVKPEAASFALRELIPDEQSEEQGFVFFDWVAEQGILSQIILYDQADIERYLSLRERGVLPKQNKHALVVLGRYHEAQQSSPWDLRALHLERFIEEKVRCAVCAFGAREQDCLTHALLLGLDVRVGFENNHLSADGQPANSNAEQVQRLKEICELLDVPLHDAESFRESI